The genomic window CTTTCTTGTGGTAGCGCTTGGTGATGGTGCCGTCGGCGAAACCGGACTCAAGCTTCTTCAGGCGGTCGATGGAGCCGCGGATGGTCTGGAAGTTGGTGAGCATGCCGCCCATCCAGCGGTGGGTGACGAAGTACTGGCCGCAGCGTTCGGCTTCCTTCTTCACGGCTTCCTGCGCCTGGCGCTTGGTGCCGACGAAGATGATGTTGCCGCCCTTGGCGACGGTGTCGACCAGGAAGTCGTGAGCCTTCTGGAACAGCTTAACGGTCTGCTGCAGGTCGATGATATGGATGCCGTTGCGCGCGCCGAAGATGAAGGGGCGCATTTTGGGGTTCCAACGGCGGGTCTGGTGTCCGAAGTGGACGCCAGTTTCCAGAAGCTGTTTCATTGTGACGTAGGCCATGGGGCTCTCCTTGGGTTTTTTCCTCCACGCCGGGGTCCGTCCTCCGGCCCTTGCGGGCACCCGTGGGGGGTGTATTCCGGCGTGTGTGAAGTTGGGAAGCGGAGTTAGCTACAACGTCCGCTCCCTTTTGGCAAGTGGGATGTCCGGTGCGGGCGGGGGTTTTTTTCGTGGTGCAAATGGGGTAGGTCTCGCGCATCATGGACTCCTGCGTTCACCAGAGGCCCCCTGTCGCGCCCCGGCTTGCCGGAGCGCTCCTGCTTGCCGCCGGATTCGGGTTGGCATGGCTGGCCTGCGCGGCGCTGCCGCAGCTGCACTACGCCGAGAGCTACCCGCTGTTTCGCCGCCAGCAGCTCCCGGCCTCCGCCTATTTCGACCCGGCCCGCGCGGCCGAGCCAAGGCACGCCTTCGTGGGGGCCAGCTACATCATAAACGCCTGGGTGGACAACGACCTGGACGCCAAGGGCTGGCCCGCCCTGGAGGACCCTTCAAGTTCCTACGCTGCCACGGCCCGGCTGGCCGCGCAGCGCGAGTTCGACGCGCCCGGCCAGGGCTTCTACGACATGGGCCGCCTGGGAGCCGGGTTCCTGGAGCACCTCTGGTACGTGAACCAGGCGCTCAAGGCCCCGAACCTGAAGACGGTCGTATACGCCACGGGCCACACCAACCTGACCCATTTCACCGAGACCCCCTGGACCGACGTGGAGCGCTCCTGCCTGGAGACGGCCTACATCCTGGAGCAGTGGAAGCTGCGCTATCCGGCGGCTGGCCCGGCCATCGACGAGTACGCGGCGCTGCTTAAAGCCTCCCCGGCCTACGCCAGGGCGCTTGAGCGCTTCGGAGCGGACTGGCGCTCCCGCCTGGACGTGAGGGAGGTGTTCCTGACGGACACGCCCCGTCAGGCCCTGGCCAACGCGGTGCAGAGCGGCAGCCACTATCGCTCTGCGGCGGGCGTCCGGGGCAATCCGCACCTGGCCGTGAACAAACCGGCCGAGCTTCGCGACGCGCTTATCTGGAACACATCGCTTCTGGCGCGCTACGGCGAAGAGTCGCGCCAGCGCCGCACCCTGTCGCTCCTGGACCAGAACGCGGCAGTCCTGGGCGACCTCCGCCTGGACGCGCCCGTGCTACTGAACCCCTCCCGCAACCCCTTCGACGGCCCGGAGGCCGCAGCCAACCGCGCCTGGACCCGCATGGTGGGCGAAGTGCTGCGCGAGGCCGGGGTCAGGCTGGTGTGGTTCTTCCCTCCCGAGGTGAGCATCACCCCGCAGGACTACCAGCGCCACTACCGGCCCGGCTTCGTGGACGCCGTGCGGGACATCCTCTTGCCCATGGGGCACGTGGTCAGCGACCACGTACTGGACCATGGGCTCAACCAGCGCGAATTCATCATGGAGTCGGACTCGCCCCCGCATCAGACCGGATACAAGCCGGGCTCCGTGGGCAAGCTCAAGGCCGTGCGGCTGCTGCTGGCGGACATGACCCGCGCCGGGGCCTTTCCCGGCAGGCTGGCCCCCGGTCCGGAGACGCTCTCGGGGAGCCCTGGGGCGCTTGGGTCCTGCTGGCCGGGCGAGGCGCGCCTGCCTGTGATCCCTTTCTGCGTGCGGGACTTCTCCCTGCGCGGCTCAGGCGGCTGCCTGCCCTGGCCGAAACCCGTAACGGGAGACGTGCGATGAAACTGTCCGACGCTGCGCTGTCGCTGCTGGCGGGGGCGCTGGTGTTCTGCGCGCTCTCGCTGCTCATAAATCCTGAGGTCACCGGGGTGCGCATCGCCTGGGGGACCTTCTACGGAGCATTCTAGCCATGTCGCAAAAAAACATGGACGATTTGACGGCCTTCATCGGCCAGACGTTGCGGTCCGGGACGCTCGGTCCCGACGCGGGCATGGGCCGCACCAGGGGGTGGGACTCCCTGGCGCACGTGAACCTGATACTGGCCCTGGA from Fundidesulfovibrio putealis DSM 16056 includes these protein-coding regions:
- a CDS encoding acyl carrier protein, with the translated sequence MSQKNMDDLTAFIGQTLRSGTLGPDAGMGRTRGWDSLAHVNLILALETWAGVPVPPELMGELTTVEALASWLRAQGVLAQ
- the rpsB gene encoding 30S ribosomal protein S2, producing the protein MAYVTMKQLLETGVHFGHQTRRWNPKMRPFIFGARNGIHIIDLQQTVKLFQKAHDFLVDTVAKGGNIIFVGTKRQAQEAVKKEAERCGQYFVTHRWMGGMLTNFQTIRGSIDRLKKLESGFADGTITKRYHKKELAMYGREVTKLNATLGGIKNMDGVPSAAFIIDPKREEIAVQECRKLGIPVVAVVDTNCDPDVIDYIIPGNDDAIRAIKLFVTCVADACLEGEAARKDQGAGARDEADLAEMEKIEEKPEAAVETEAAGTEEV